Within the Bradyrhizobium cosmicum genome, the region TTGACCCGGGCATCCACGCCTTTCCTCAATCGCGGATGCGCGTGGATGGCCGGGACAAGCCCGGCCATGACGGCTATGACTAATTCGCGCCCTCGCGCAGCTTGAAGCGCTGGATCTTTCCAGTCGCCGTCTTGGGCAAGGACTCCACCACGTCGATCCAGCGCGGATATTTCCACGGGCCGATCTTCTGCTTCACGTGCTCCTTCAGCATCTCCTGCAGGCCCGCCGTCGTCGCGCCCGGGCGCAGGACTACGAAGGCCTTCGGCTTCAGCAATCCTTCCGGATCGGCTTCGGGCACGACGGCGGCTTCCAGCACGGCGGGATGGGTGATCAGCGCACTCTCAACTTCGAACGGCGAGACCCAGATGCCCGAGACCTTGAACATGTCGTCGGCGCGGCCGCAGAAGGTGTAGCGGCCATCAGTGTCGCGGACGTATTTGTCGCCGGTGCGGGTCCACGGGCCTTCAAACGTGCGGCGGCTCTTGTGGCGCTGGTTCCAGTAACCCTCACCGGCGGAGGGCGCATCGACCAGCAGCTCGCCGACCTCGCCGTCGGCGACGTCCTGGCCGGCCTCGTTGACGAGCCGCACCGCATAGCCCGGCACCGGCTTGCCTGACGACCCGTACCTGATGTCGCCGGGCGCGTTCGACAGGAAGATGTGCAGGAGCTCGGTCGAGCCGACGCCGTCGAGGATGTCCACGCCGAAGCGCGCCTTCCAGCTGTTGCCGACCGATTCCGGCAGCGCCTCGCCGGCCGAGGTGCAGATGCGCAAGCTCTTGCCGCCCCGCTCGGCCTTCATCGTCTCGTCGTTGAGCATCGCCGCGAACAACGTCGGCACGCCGTAGAAGATCGACGGGTTGTATCGGTTCATCAGGTCGAACATGCGCGCCGGCGTCGGACGCTCGCTGTTGAGAATCACGGTGGCGCCGACCGACATCGGAAAGGTCAGCGCATTGCCGAGGCCGTAGGCGAAGAACAGCTTTGCCGCGGAGAGACAGACGTCGCTCTCGCGAATGCCGAGCACCTGCCTGGCGTAGGTATCAGCGGTCGCCTGCAGGTTCGAATGGATGTGGCGCACGCCCTTGGGCATGCCGGTCGAGCCCGACGAATACAGCCAGAACGCCGGCTCGTCCGGATGCGTCGCCGCGGTGGTGAACTGGTCGCTTTCGCCAGCGAGCTCTTCGGCCAGCTGCCTGTGCCCGTTCTGCTTGGCGCCGGAGACCACGACATGCTCAAGATCGGGCATGCGGCCGACGACATCCTTGATGACGGGGTAGAGTGCTTCGGAGACGAACAGCACGCGGGCGCGGCAGTCGGCGAGGATGTAGGCGTATTGGTCCGCGGTCAGGAGCGTGTTGAGCGGCACCGGCACGATGCCGGCGCGGATCGCGCCGAGGAACAGCAGCGGGAAATCAACCGTATCCAGCATGATCATCGCCACGCGTTCTTCGCGGCGGACGCCGAGACGGCGCAGCATGTTGGCGACACGCCGCGTCTGTTGCTGGAGCTCGCCATAGGTGAGCCGGGCGACGGTGTCGTCGAACGCGAGCTTACCTCCCCTGCCCTCCTCGACGTTACGGTCGAGCAGCCAGGTCACCGCGTTATAGGATCCCTCGCTCACGAACTTCTCCCCCGGCTTTTAGAATTATAATTCATAGAAAGACACTGCAGCGGCTTGCTGTCAATGTTAGCAGGCATTATGTTTCATTAAAATGCGCCGCAGGAGCTTTTTCAAAGACGGCATTCGTTAAAGAGGCTCATGACCGACAGTCCCGACGCCGAATTCCGATTTCTCGAACAGCTCGGCCGGCGCGTGCGAACCATGCGCGCGCTGCGCGGCATGTCGCGAAAAGTGCTCGCCAAGGTCTCCGGAATTTCGGAGCGCTACATCGCGCAGCTCGAGAGCGGCAAGGGCAACGTCTCCATCGTGCTGCTCCGCCGCGTCTCCGACGCGATGGGCGCGCATCTGGAAGATTTGCTTCCCTCGGCCGATCCGACGCCGGACTGGCAGATGTTTCGCGACCTCTTGCGCAAGGCGACGCCGGCGCAGATCGCACAGGCGAAAGACCTGCTCGCCGGCGGCAGCGCATCCGCGCCGCGGCGCGCGCCGTTCTGCGGCATCGCCCTGATCGGCCTGCGCGGCGCCGGAAAATCCACGCTCGGCCGGATGCTGGCCAAGAAGATCGGCTGGAGCTTTGTCGAGCTCAACAAGGAGATCGAGCAGCAGAACGGGCTTTCGG harbors:
- a CDS encoding benzoate-CoA ligase family protein, whose product is MSEGSYNAVTWLLDRNVEEGRGGKLAFDDTVARLTYGELQQQTRRVANMLRRLGVRREERVAMIMLDTVDFPLLFLGAIRAGIVPVPLNTLLTADQYAYILADCRARVLFVSEALYPVIKDVVGRMPDLEHVVVSGAKQNGHRQLAEELAGESDQFTTAATHPDEPAFWLYSSGSTGMPKGVRHIHSNLQATADTYARQVLGIRESDVCLSAAKLFFAYGLGNALTFPMSVGATVILNSERPTPARMFDLMNRYNPSIFYGVPTLFAAMLNDETMKAERGGKSLRICTSAGEALPESVGNSWKARFGVDILDGVGSTELLHIFLSNAPGDIRYGSSGKPVPGYAVRLVNEAGQDVADGEVGELLVDAPSAGEGYWNQRHKSRRTFEGPWTRTGDKYVRDTDGRYTFCGRADDMFKVSGIWVSPFEVESALITHPAVLEAAVVPEADPEGLLKPKAFVVLRPGATTAGLQEMLKEHVKQKIGPWKYPRWIDVVESLPKTATGKIQRFKLREGAN
- a CDS encoding helix-turn-helix transcriptional regulator; this encodes MTDSPDAEFRFLEQLGRRVRTMRALRGMSRKVLAKVSGISERYIAQLESGKGNVSIVLLRRVSDAMGAHLEDLLPSADPTPDWQMFRDLLRKATPAQIAQAKDLLAGGSASAPRRAPFCGIALIGLRGAGKSTLGRMLAKKIGWSFVELNKEIEQQNGLSVAEIIALYGQEGFRRMEQAALQQLLARNELMVLATGGGIVSEPLTFDQILSSFYTIWLKAEPEEHMARVRRQGDLRPMADDRSAMAELRNILLSREPLYARATAVVDTAGLSVDAAAARLIDAVRPVLQNEARSFGLRSVAL